One region of Oreochromis aureus strain Israel breed Guangdong linkage group 19, ZZ_aureus, whole genome shotgun sequence genomic DNA includes:
- the tmem229b gene encoding transmembrane protein 229b: MVISETPEAPVPLTALSRWYLYAIHGYFCEVMFTAAWEFVVNCNWKFPGVTSVWALFIYGTCILIVEQMYLKLRGRCPVLLRCIIYTLWTYLWEFGTGLLLRQFNACPWDYSEFRYNFMGLITAEYAVPWFCASFIVERLVIRKTLRLRFHEGPEDGWSNHQSDAGGGRGNGGTVGGGRRRERSRGMGNDSNGYLKAE; the protein is encoded by the coding sequence ATGGTGATATCGGAAACCCCAGAGGCTCCCGTTCCTCTGACAGCGCTGTCACGCTGGTACCTGTACGCCATCCATGGTTACTTCTGTGAGGTGATGTTTACGGCAGCCTGGGAGTTTGTGGTCAACTGCAACTGGAAGTTCCCTGGCGTGACCAGTGTATGGGCGCTCTTCATCTATGGCACCTGCATCCTCATCGTGGAGCAGATGTACCTAAAGCTGCGCGGCCGCTGCCCCGTGCTGCTGCGCTGCATCATCTACACTTTATGGACCTACCTGTGGGAGTTTGGTACGGGGCTGCTGCTGCGCCAATTCAACGCCTGCCCTTGGGACTACTCTGAGTTCCGCTACAACTTTATGGGACTGATCACGGCTGAGTACGCGGTGCCCTGGTTCTGCGCATCCTTCATTGTGGAGCGCCTCGTCATCCGCAAAACGCTGAGGCTGCGCTTTCACGAAGGGCCCGAGGACGGTTGGTCAAACCATCAATCAGATGCTGGGGGTGGCCGAGGGAATGGAGGGACTGTGGGGGGtgggagaaggagagagaggagcagagggaTGGGAAATGATTCCAATGGCTACCTTAAAGCAGAATGA